Genomic window (bacterium):
GGTTTATTCTAGCGCTTCTGGTTTTTGGCATTATTCGGATGGCTACTCATTTTGATGAATTTCAGCCGATGCCAATTGTTCAACATTTATTGGCAATATTGTAAGCAGCGGTATTGTCAGTTCGAGCTTGTCGAGAACTGTATTATCAACCGTCACTTCTCGATGAACTCGAAGTGACATGGCATACAATTACAATAAAAAATCCAACGACGATCCTGCCTGGTATTCCTCCGGAGCTTGTGTTTTTCTGAAAATTCGCGCGCTATTGCCTTTCAGCATCACGGCTTTATTCTCAATTCTCAGCATTCCTCCTTCTCGCAATCCGACAACAACCTGATCATTCATTTCATGAAATTCCATAATACGTTGTTCGCGCGTTTCTCCTTTATGCGTTGAATTCGGATCCGGATCAAGATAGTGCGGATTGATATTGAACGGCACCAAGTTTAACGCATCAAATGACGGCGGATAAACAATCGGCATATCATTGGTGGTTTTAATCGAGATGGTCGCCACATTGGTCCCGGCGCTTGCGCCGATGTATGGCATTCCGTTTTTAACTTTTTCGCGA
Coding sequences:
- the pepE gene encoding dipeptidase PepE, whose translation is MRLLLISNSTQHGGGYLDHCAGEIKDFLGTVKNLLFVPYALNDLNGYAGKTRDRYTQMGIQVESIHEFNSAKQAVKNAEAIHIGGGNTFRLLKRLYDEDVIEAIREKVKNGMPYIGASAGTNVATISIKTTNDMPIVYPPSFDALNLVPFNINPHYLDPDPNSTHKGETREQRIMEFHEMNDQVVVGLREGGMLRIENKAVMLKGNSARIFRKTQAPEEYQAGSSLDFLL